Genomic segment of uncultured Desulfobacter sp.:
CAGCGGGCAGGCCATTTTTGTGGGCCTTGCCCCGGACCACTACATTGCGGCATCGGAATTATACGGCGTGGTGGAGGAGACCCGCCACTACATTAAACTCAACGGCGAAGACAAGGGACAGATTGTAATCCTTGACCAGGAGGGTCCCGGCGGCATTGAAGGGATTCGCTCCTTTTACTACGACAAGCACCCCATCACCCTGACCCCGGAGGATCTGCTCACAAGCCAGATCACCTCCAGGGACATTGACCGCCAGGGGTATAACCACTATTTTCTCAAAGAGATCTCCGAAGCCCCGCTCTCGGTTGAAAAAACACTGGAGAACAAATTTAAGCAGAATCCGGGATCAGGCCTGTTTAATGTCAATCTGAGCAGGACCATTATTCCCACGGGCTTAGAAGAAGATTTACGATCCGGAAAAATAAAGAATATATATTTCATCGGCCAGGGCACAGCCGGCATTGCCGCCCAGGGGTGTGCCGATCTTCTCACCCATTACCTGGGGGCGAAGTGCATGAACATTCGTGCCCAGAAAGCCTCGGAGCTTTCCGGGTTCAGCATGGGGTGCGATGTTGAAAACACCAGATCCATGGAAAACACCTTGGTGGTGGCCATCAGCCAGTCCGGCACCACCACGGATACCAACCGGACCGTGGACATGGTTCGGGCCCACGGTGCCAGGAGTCTTGCCATTGTCAACCGCCGGGATTCGGATTTGACCTTCAAGGTGGACGGGGTATTGTATACCAGTTCAGGCAGGGACATAGAGATGTCCGTGGCCTCCACCAAGGCCTTTTATTCCCAGATCATGGCCGGGGCCGTGCTCGGTCTGCACCTGGCCGCCCTGCTCAATGCCAGAAGTGAGGAATACATCAGCGATCAAATCCACCGGTTGATGGAACTGCCCGACAAAATGAGAACGATTCTTGACATGCGTGGAGAGATCAAGGCATGTGCGGACAAACTGGCCATTTCCAAAACGTATTGGGCCACGGTTGGGTCCGGAGCCAATAAAACATCAGCGGACGAAATCAGGATCAAACTGTCAGAACTGTGCTACAAAACCATCTCCTCGGATTTTGTTGAAGACAAAAAACATATTGATTTGTCCAGCGAGCCGTTGATCATTGTCTGTGCCGCCGGCACCAGGGAAAGCGTACTTGGGGACATTATCAAGGATACCGCCATCTTCCATGCCCACAAAGCCTGCCCCATCGTGATTACCACCCAGGGTGAGGACCGCTTTGACCTATACGCCAAAGCCGTTTTTAAAATCCCCGAGATCCAGGAACATTTTGCCCCGGTTCTCAACACCTTGGTCGGCCATATCTGGGGGTACTATGCCGCCCTTGCCATCAATGACAAATCGAAATTTCTCTATGACGCCAGGCTGAAAATAGAAAACATCATCGAAGAGTTCAGAGGCATGGGCCATGATGACTACGAGGTGCTTTTGGAAAACAAATTCGCGGAAACCGTGGCGGAATTCTACAACCAGTTTTCCCTAAAAAGACGCCAGGGGGAATTTCCCAGTGCCATCGGCCTGAATACAGTTTCCAACATCACCCTGCTGCTCAAATACCTGTCCGGCAGACTGCCGGTATCGGATTTTGAAATGGACTTCGGTGTCAAGGGCACCCCGTCCAATATGCTATCCACCTTTTTCACAACCATGAACCAGGCCATCAATATCATGGCCCGGCCTGTGGATGCCATCAAGCACCAGGCCAAAACAGTTACCGTGGGGACCAGCCGAATCAGTGAAACCTTTGAAGGTCTGATTTTTGATGTGCTGGCCGAACATGACATTCAAATTCCCTTGATTACCAACACCAATGTCCTGGTCCTTAAAAATCTGCAGGAGATCATAGCAGAAGTGAGAGGTGCGCTGCTCTACCGCATCACCGGGCTAAGCCTTTTGGGAAAAGTCACGCCGGATACACGCATTGATGTGGAGTCCAAAACAGGCATTCTGGCCGAAGAATCCTCCAGGGTGGAAACGGATCACCGCCTCAAGGGCACCAAAAACATCATTGTCCGGGAGGGCAACGTATACATCGGCAAGGGCCGCAAAGACAACAGAAGCATTCTTGTGATCCCGGTGCTGTCATCTTCGCCGACATCGCCCAACATCATTGAATTCCTCTTATCTTTAAACATATCCTTTAAATCCACGGATGAGGTGTCACTGCTGAAAAAAATCAAGGCTCTGGGCGGAAAATACACCCGGCTCAAGGACTGGATACTTGAAAGTAAAAATGTGACATGGGATGATAAATACCTCAATCTTGTGGACATTGAGACCCTGTTCGGTGCCACGGCGGAACAGGCTGTGGAGGCGATTGTTGAAAAATTAGAGTAGTATTCTGTTTTAAATAACTAAAACTTACGCCCTGGCCAAAACCAGGGCAGAGATACCCGCAGCCCCGGCCTTCAAAAGAGCCTTGGCTGCCGCATCACATGTGGCCCCAGTTGTAAACACATCATCCACCAAGAGGATGTGTTTACCTTTGATACACTCAGGTTTCGGGCAGGCAAAGGCCTGGGTCAGATTCTTTTTCCGGGCTTTAGGGTCCAGACCCGTCTGACTGATCGTTGCCCGGATCCGGACGAGGTTCTTGATATCAACTTGCCATGGTGCCGGACAATTACAGGATGCCCTGTAGAGCCGGGGAAAATTTCGAACAAGAAAATAGGATTGATTGAAACCACGTTTTTTAGCCTTTGAGTGATGGAGCGGAATGGGTACAATTAAATCACACCGCTCCATATCAAAATGAGTGGCAAAGGCCTGGAACAGGTGATGTTCAAAGGGACGGGCAAGATTGAGCTTTGACTGGTATTTAAATAATCCCAGGGCCTTTTGGATCACTCCTTCATACATAAAAGCCGCCCGGACACTATCCATGGCCATGGGGGCTTCAAGGCAGGTGCCGCACAAATGATCGGGCCCAGATTCAAAACAACGGCCGCAACCGGGACAAAAGGGATGGTCAAATACCGGCAGCGCAGGTCCCAGGCATGTGTGACAAAAGCAGTCGTTCAACGGGTCATCTGTGGGATTTTTAATATACGTTCCGCAGCCCAGGCATTTATCCGGAAAGACCAATGCGCTCATTCCGGCCACGGCGGATCTGGCCAGTTTTTTAATCATCAGGCATTGAGGCCAAGGCGCTGACGGCGTGCCTCAAACATGGCAATACCGCCTGCCACAGATGCATTCAGGGAGGTAATACGGGTTTGCATGGGAATGGACAAAATAAAATCACAGGCCTTTCTTACACCGGGCCGCAAGCCGGTATGCTCGCCCCCCACCACAAGTGCCAGATTACCTGTAAGGTCCGCCTCATAAAGGCCCTTATCCCCCCCCGCATCCAGACCGGACACCCAGGCGCCATATTGTTTAAGGTCACGGATCACAGCCGAGAGATTGGTTGCTAAAAAGATGGGGGCATGCTCCATGGCCCCGGCGGAACTGCGGGAAACCCCGGCAGACGGCAGGGCACAGCGATCTTTGGGCATCACGATGTAATCCACGTCGGCACACAGGGCGGTTCGAATCAAGGCACCGGTATTCTGGGGATCTTCAATGCTTTCCAGAATCAAAAGAAAAAACGGATCCGTGCGGACTTCTATCTGCTGGAACAATGCAGATACGGATTGAACCGGAAAAGAGGAGACCCGGGCCGCAATACCCTGGTGACGGCCCAAGCCGGCCAACCGGTCCAGTTCCTCACCGGAAATATTTTGAACTGTTACCTGTTTTTTTTCGGCCAGATCAATCACCGCCTGAACCCGTTGATCAGACCGATGTTCATAGACCATAATGGATTCAAATTGACGACGGTCGGCTTTCAAGGCTTCAAATACCGAGTGATATCCGTAAAGGATCTCTTTATCCCCGGGATTTCTATTTTCCTGGTTTCGTCCCTGGCCCCGGGGGGTGCGTCTTCGCGCCTTGGGCCCTGGTTTGCCGGCCATCAGTTCGCCGTCTCCTGTTCAACAATGCCGACAAGCTCAGCCACCGCCTCATCCAGAACATCATTGACCACCACATGGTTGTAAAAAGATTTCTGGGCAATTTCGCCTTTTGCATTCTCCAGGCGTGTGCGGATCACCTCTTCGGTATCGGTTCTCCTGCCCCGTAGGCGCTGTTCAAGCACATCCAAAGACGGCGCCATGATAAATATGGAAGTACAATCCAGACCAAAATCCATAATCTGCCGACCGCCCTGGACATCAATATCCAATAAAACACTTTGACCCGCAGCAAGCCGTTCTTTAACAAAAGCAGCCGAAGTGCCGTAGCAATTCCCATGAACCTGCGCCCACTCCAGCATCTGACCCGATTCCACCATCTCCATGAACCGGTCCTTATCCGTAAAAAAATAATCTTTTCCGTGAACCTCCCCCTGCCGGGGATCCCGGGTGGTGTGGGAGATGGAATATACCAGGTCCGGAAACCGCTTTAAAAGTTGTGTCACAAGGGTTGTCTTGCCGGCACCCGAGGGTGCCGACACAATAAAAAGTTTTGCCGCCATGTCCTAATTATTCCTCCTGAAGTTCCCCTGGATTTTGAATTAACGCCTCAAAGCGTGCAGACACCGTTTCAGCCTGAATGGCGGACAGAATCACGTGGTTGGAGTCCGTCACGATGATGGCCCGGGTTTTTCTGCCATGGGTCACATCAATGAGGCGCCGGTCTTCCCGGGCCTCATCCTTGACCCGCTTCATGGGCGACGAATTCGGGGACAAAATCGCCACCACCCGGTCTGCCACCACAGTATTACCAAATCCAATGCCTAAAAGTGCCTGTTCCATAATTTTCCTTTTTTTATGATAATTTTTTCGGCAGCAGATATGCTTTTTTTAAAAGAAAGCGTGTGTAAGCAATAAATATGTTTAAATTTCGCTATGGGCTGAACGTTGTATGAGTATACCAAGCCAGCCCATGGCGGTTATTCGATATTCTGAACCTGCTCGCGGATCTTTTCCAGTTCGGATTTTAGGTCAACCACGGCGTGGGACAATGCCGCATTGCCGGCTTTGGAGCCGATGGTATTGAATTCCCGGTTAAATTCCTGGATCAAGAA
This window contains:
- a CDS encoding SIS domain-containing protein — translated: MRRQGNLSIQIFDYLKRIAKINVNIGKPLSSVKENTLLFLPDTGCTLNCGICALVAFKGPACEDDLAALTQGIKTLSQNRLAQYSKNATLMVSTDYLGGKEFLSTLFDHAQNLKQETMFASLFDNQGKTRQLSGIAQDIDDILTDEIQNFKAATAGLSTPEVEIAADYLDQLKDILWCLKKEIIDNIEAIKQLAPGIDKQNNADGIALFKRINAVLNSLDRLEVRGRDSAGISVLCTLDEPQFSKYKNLLEKKGLADDLENRCNRQILSNNTISINKVNNPGDLNRITICFVYKFAAEIGALGDNIAFIRTQIKKDPMLQTLAAFEISASSVSAHTRWASIGDITEANCHPLDNAPTDAGVPRSGIIHVCLNGDIDNYLELKTEYEARYDKIPPQITTDTKLIPLQIEHHLKTGAPIEEAFRLAVNEFEGSHAISMHTDLAPGKLFLAQKGSGQAIFVGLAPDHYIAASELYGVVEETRHYIKLNGEDKGQIVILDQEGPGGIEGIRSFYYDKHPITLTPEDLLTSQITSRDIDRQGYNHYFLKEISEAPLSVEKTLENKFKQNPGSGLFNVNLSRTIIPTGLEEDLRSGKIKNIYFIGQGTAGIAAQGCADLLTHYLGAKCMNIRAQKASELSGFSMGCDVENTRSMENTLVVAISQSGTTTDTNRTVDMVRAHGARSLAIVNRRDSDLTFKVDGVLYTSSGRDIEMSVASTKAFYSQIMAGAVLGLHLAALLNARSEEYISDQIHRLMELPDKMRTILDMRGEIKACADKLAISKTYWATVGSGANKTSADEIRIKLSELCYKTISSDFVEDKKHIDLSSEPLIIVCAAGTRESVLGDIIKDTAIFHAHKACPIVITTQGEDRFDLYAKAVFKIPEIQEHFAPVLNTLVGHIWGYYAALAINDKSKFLYDARLKIENIIEEFRGMGHDDYEVLLENKFAETVAEFYNQFSLKRRQGEFPSAIGLNTVSNITLLLKYLSGRLPVSDFEMDFGVKGTPSNMLSTFFTTMNQAINIMARPVDAIKHQAKTVTVGTSRISETFEGLIFDVLAEHDIQIPLITNTNVLVLKNLQEIIAEVRGALLYRITGLSLLGKVTPDTRIDVESKTGILAEESSRVETDHRLKGTKNIIVREGNVYIGKGRKDNRSILVIPVLSSSPTSPNIIEFLLSLNISFKSTDEVSLLKKIKALGGKYTRLKDWILESKNVTWDDKYLNLVDIETLFGATAEQAVEAIVEKLE
- a CDS encoding ComF family protein — its product is MIKKLARSAVAGMSALVFPDKCLGCGTYIKNPTDDPLNDCFCHTCLGPALPVFDHPFCPGCGRCFESGPDHLCGTCLEAPMAMDSVRAAFMYEGVIQKALGLFKYQSKLNLARPFEHHLFQAFATHFDMERCDLIVPIPLHHSKAKKRGFNQSYFLVRNFPRLYRASCNCPAPWQVDIKNLVRIRATISQTGLDPKARKKNLTQAFACPKPECIKGKHILLVDDVFTTGATCDAAAKALLKAGAAGISALVLARA
- the rlmB gene encoding 23S rRNA (guanosine(2251)-2'-O)-methyltransferase RlmB; amino-acid sequence: MAGKPGPKARRRTPRGQGRNQENRNPGDKEILYGYHSVFEALKADRRQFESIMVYEHRSDQRVQAVIDLAEKKQVTVQNISGEELDRLAGLGRHQGIAARVSSFPVQSVSALFQQIEVRTDPFFLLILESIEDPQNTGALIRTALCADVDYIVMPKDRCALPSAGVSRSSAGAMEHAPIFLATNLSAVIRDLKQYGAWVSGLDAGGDKGLYEADLTGNLALVVGGEHTGLRPGVRKACDFILSIPMQTRITSLNASVAGGIAMFEARRQRLGLNA
- the gmk gene encoding guanylate kinase, which encodes MAAKLFIVSAPSGAGKTTLVTQLLKRFPDLVYSISHTTRDPRQGEVHGKDYFFTDKDRFMEMVESGQMLEWAQVHGNCYGTSAAFVKERLAAGQSVLLDIDVQGGRQIMDFGLDCTSIFIMAPSLDVLEQRLRGRRTDTEEVIRTRLENAKGEIAQKSFYNHVVVNDVLDEAVAELVGIVEQETAN
- a CDS encoding DUF370 domain-containing protein, which encodes MEQALLGIGFGNTVVADRVVAILSPNSSPMKRVKDEAREDRRLIDVTHGRKTRAIIVTDSNHVILSAIQAETVSARFEALIQNPGELQEE